A window of the Desulforapulum autotrophicum HRM2 genome harbors these coding sequences:
- the istA gene encoding IS21 family transposase, with product MIDYETYVQIRNYYTRDHLRYSQVAVKLGLDQRTVAFWANEKKYHPRKTAFKTSKLDPFKDQIIRLLETHPYSAKQIFQRIREDGFEGGITIVEDYVRKIRPPKVKPFLKLVFAPGECAQVDWGSYGSVRVGSTFRRLSFFVMVLCYCRLMYLEFTLSQTMEHFLGCHQNAFRFFGLVPEKIMVDNLKSAVLKRPLGTSPVFNPGYLDFASHYGFKIVACNVGKGNEKGRVENAVGYVKKNLLSGLDIPDFSVLEPLAKQWLDTVANVRIHKETGKRPIDMFADEKPYLRGLPVSPYDIGQTSQVRASVQYRVSLDDNRYTVPAQLAGVRLTLRKYPDHLGIYHDSTLVARHARSYDRKKDIQNPDHSKVLLEQRKKAADQAIYMRFLSLSDKASEYYQQLGQRRLTPFHHIRKIVALSEIYSKEQVALAIEDAIKFDAFSSEYITNILEQRSRLTHEPGALHVTRSSDLLNLTIDPPDLSVYKTGGDHE from the coding sequence ATGATTGATTATGAAACGTATGTGCAGATCAGAAATTATTACACCCGAGATCATCTGAGATACAGCCAGGTGGCCGTCAAACTGGGCCTGGATCAGCGGACCGTGGCATTCTGGGCTAATGAAAAAAAGTATCATCCCAGGAAAACTGCATTCAAAACAAGCAAGCTGGATCCGTTCAAAGACCAGATCATCCGGTTGCTGGAAACCCATCCGTACAGCGCCAAGCAGATCTTTCAACGTATCAGGGAAGACGGGTTTGAAGGTGGTATCACCATTGTGGAGGATTATGTCAGGAAAATCCGTCCACCCAAAGTAAAACCCTTTTTGAAACTGGTGTTTGCACCGGGTGAATGCGCCCAGGTAGACTGGGGATCATATGGTTCGGTCCGTGTAGGGTCCACCTTTCGCAGGTTGAGCTTTTTTGTCATGGTGCTGTGTTACTGCCGGTTGATGTATCTTGAATTTACCTTATCCCAGACCATGGAGCATTTTTTGGGATGTCATCAGAATGCGTTCCGTTTTTTTGGTTTGGTTCCCGAAAAAATAATGGTGGATAATCTCAAATCCGCTGTGTTGAAGAGACCCCTCGGAACCAGTCCGGTGTTCAACCCGGGTTATCTTGATTTTGCCAGTCATTATGGATTTAAAATTGTGGCCTGCAACGTGGGCAAGGGCAATGAAAAAGGCCGGGTGGAAAACGCGGTAGGGTATGTCAAAAAAAATTTATTGAGCGGCCTGGATATACCGGACTTCAGCGTATTGGAACCGCTGGCGAAACAATGGCTGGATACGGTGGCCAATGTCAGAATTCATAAAGAAACCGGCAAGCGTCCCATAGATATGTTTGCAGATGAAAAGCCCTATCTTCGAGGTTTGCCGGTCTCACCTTACGATATTGGTCAGACCAGCCAGGTACGTGCATCTGTTCAGTACAGGGTCAGCCTTGACGACAACCGATACACGGTCCCTGCCCAACTGGCCGGTGTCAGACTCACCTTGAGAAAATATCCGGATCACCTGGGCATCTACCATGATAGTACCCTGGTGGCCCGGCATGCCAGAAGTTATGACAGGAAAAAGGATATCCAGAACCCAGATCATTCCAAAGTACTGCTGGAACAAAGGAAAAAAGCAGCAGACCAGGCTATTTATATGCGTTTTTTATCCCTGTCTGACAAGGCTTCAGAATATTATCAACAGTTGGGCCAGCGGCGGTTGACCCCCTTCCATCATATTCGCAAAATTGTTGCCCTCAGTGAGATCTATTCCAAAGAACAGGTCGCCCTGGCCATTGAAGATGCCATTAAATTCGATGCCTTTTCAAGTGAATACATCACCAATATCCTGGAACAGCGGTCCCGTCTGACCCATGAACCCGGTGCACTACATGTCACCAGAAGCAGTGATCTGTTGAACTTGACCATTGATCCACCGGATCTGTCCGTATACAAAACAGGAGGTGACCATGAATGA